One part of the Saprospiraceae bacterium genome encodes these proteins:
- a CDS encoding DUF4091 domain-containing protein: MPHNPGNYITLRKKKHFQITILKSVSEGILVLFLVFVLSCSHKQQTGQGYEPADPDKYGISVWKNVNPGIHSGFGSIDIAYSKSIPPPGNIAASIKLQGWKGERVSCMLLVWSTGNKENINIKASGFSNDHNKIDKEGTSISVVQYVLSDEFLNEHSGSCGPRDKNKVPAHISPDLLSKENSFSFDAPGTRPVWISVNIPSNAISGIYKGIITRQSVSGTETHTINLEVQNKQLPPPSKWAFHLDLWQNPFAVARYHKVPMWSKEHLDLLRPLLKKLAEAGQKCITTTIIDDPWNGGGGYDDFGSMIQWVKKKDGTWNYDYSVFDQYVTLAMECGIKDQINCYSMVPVRNIFSWFDENKSDTVSMELIPGTFDYENLWRGFLLDFRTHLIKKNWLDITSLALDEREEEEMKNMFTFLKQTVPELKITMAGFYYEQINSSIYDFSSNWRHADSIAGKVIENRKNSGLKTTYYVACGIPKPNNFTFSPPSESCYEGWFAAAKGFDGFLRWAYNSWPENPVNDSRYTKWPSGDTYLIYPEAYSSFRFERLREGIQDYEKIRILREELAENTSAKAVTAREKLNDFLNTFNSKTLNNRSAADVINEGKQLLYEITRTVFDEAHQ; the protein is encoded by the coding sequence ATGCCGCATAATCCAGGGAATTATATCACGCTAAGAAAAAAGAAGCATTTCCAAATTACAATATTAAAAAGTGTTTCCGAAGGCATACTTGTTCTGTTTTTAGTTTTCGTATTGTCTTGTAGTCATAAGCAGCAAACAGGACAAGGATATGAACCTGCAGATCCTGACAAATATGGTATATCAGTTTGGAAAAATGTAAACCCCGGTATTCACTCAGGTTTCGGATCCATTGATATTGCCTATTCAAAAAGCATTCCTCCTCCGGGAAATATTGCGGCATCAATAAAGCTTCAGGGGTGGAAGGGCGAACGGGTTAGTTGTATGTTGCTTGTATGGTCGACCGGAAATAAAGAAAACATTAATATAAAAGCAAGCGGTTTCAGTAACGATCATAATAAAATTGACAAAGAAGGAACTTCAATCTCTGTTGTACAATACGTTCTGTCGGATGAGTTCTTAAATGAGCACTCAGGATCATGTGGCCCCAGGGATAAAAATAAAGTCCCGGCACATATCAGTCCTGATTTGCTGAGCAAAGAAAACAGCTTCTCGTTTGATGCCCCAGGTACCCGTCCGGTATGGATATCTGTGAACATTCCTTCGAATGCAATTTCCGGAATATATAAAGGGATTATTACCAGGCAATCAGTATCCGGTACGGAAACGCATACAATTAATTTGGAAGTTCAAAATAAGCAGTTACCACCACCATCAAAATGGGCTTTTCATTTGGATTTGTGGCAAAATCCATTTGCAGTAGCAAGATATCATAAGGTGCCAATGTGGTCAAAGGAACATCTTGACTTATTACGCCCCTTATTGAAAAAGCTCGCTGAGGCTGGGCAAAAATGTATTACCACTACCATAATTGATGATCCTTGGAATGGAGGTGGTGGATATGATGATTTTGGTTCAATGATCCAATGGGTAAAGAAAAAGGATGGAACCTGGAATTATGATTACTCCGTTTTCGATCAGTATGTGACCCTGGCTATGGAGTGTGGGATTAAAGATCAAATAAACTGTTACTCCATGGTACCGGTGAGGAATATATTCTCCTGGTTTGATGAAAACAAATCTGATACGGTATCCATGGAACTCATTCCAGGCACGTTTGACTATGAAAATCTATGGCGTGGATTTCTACTTGACTTCAGAACTCACTTAATTAAAAAGAACTGGCTGGACATAACCAGCCTGGCCCTGGATGAGCGGGAGGAGGAAGAAATGAAAAATATGTTCACTTTTTTAAAGCAAACTGTACCTGAATTAAAAATCACCATGGCTGGATTTTATTATGAACAAATTAATTCGTCCATATATGATTTTAGTTCCAACTGGAGACACGCGGATAGTATTGCCGGAAAGGTTATTGAAAATCGAAAAAATTCAGGTCTTAAAACAACCTATTATGTTGCTTGTGGTATTCCCAAACCGAATAATTTCACCTTTTCCCCTCCTTCAGAATCCTGTTATGAAGGTTGGTTTGCAGCCGCGAAGGGATTTGATGGCTTTTTAAGGTGGGCGTATAACAGCTGGCCTGAAAATCCGGTAAATGATTCAAGATATACTAAGTGGCCGAGTGGTGATACCTACCTGATTTATCCAGAGGCATACAGTTCATTCCGTTTTGAGAGACTCAGGGAAGGAATTCAGGATTATGAAAAGATAAGAATACTTCGGGAAGAGCTGGCTGAGAATACATCAGCTAAAGCGGTTACTGCCAGGGAAAAACTAAACGATTTTCTGAATACATTTAACAGTAAAACTTTGAATAACCGGTCGGCGGCTGATGTGATTAATGAAGGAAAACAGTTATTGTACGAAATCACCAGAACGGTATTTGATGAGGCCCACCAGTAA